The Vigna radiata var. radiata cultivar VC1973A chromosome 6, Vradiata_ver6, whole genome shotgun sequence DNA segment tttatggttGATATGATGAGATAAGATAAGATaagataagagagagaaaaacatgtaataagtacacataaaattaaaatatatcaatgttATTGTTCAATAACCTAACATATCGCAGGAGTCCCAAGGGTACAATAACTACTCTGCTTCAATTTAGAAGCTACATTTTTCTACCGTTCAAAGTAGAGAAGGACATAAGTGAAGAACGAAACTCTTGGGTTGTTATATCTTGATAAGATTGCATTAATAAACGCCAACTACCAAGTTAAGAGAACAATTCCTACTTCTGTAACTTCACTCCTATATATACACCATGTTTTCCACTacttttctcatccttttttACTAAACATATCTCCTTAATACTGAAAGATGGGTTTGAAGATGGCAATATTGATCCTAGCCATGTTCGCCATGCTCCTTTTCGCCTCCTCAGAGGTGCAATCCACCAATGCAAAAGAGGGTAAGTTACAATATTCATCTTGTTTTTTAATACTTTCTCAACTTGAATTCGTAGTTTTCTAACTATGTAATAAGTTTCTACTAAATGATATGTACAAAAGTATTTGTTGTGTTCACTAACCAGTTTGGGGTTGTTAAAGTGACAAATGGAGTTGGTGAAGCCAAATATCCTGGTGGAGGCTATGGCGGCGGCTATCCTGGTAATGGCGGCGGCTATCCTGGTCATGGCGGTGGCTATCCTGGTCATGGCGGTGGCTATCCTGGTCATGGTGGTGGCTATCCTGGTCATGGTGGTGGCGGTCATGGTGGTGGCTACCCTGGACGTGGTGGGGGCTGTCGCTACGGCTGTTGCGGTGGCCGGTCATACCACGGAGGTTGCAGAAGGTGCTGCTCTTACGCTGGTGAAGCTGTTGCTGCACAAACTCAGGATGAGACTCATAACTGAGTCAACTCACGTCAACAATGTAGTACTTAAGatatttcatgaataaaacgTCGTGTCTATAGTCATGGAATGTTCCAGTGACTTTTCTTATGAGTTTAAGAGCAAATTAAAGTGATGAATATTATCTATATTCTGCAAATTCTAATTTGTTCCAAATATCCTGAGTTTTACTTCTGTCATTACTATATAATATCGTTAATTCGAATTCGAAGAAACACGTAGAACTCAACAACGTACCTGAAGCTTAATTAGTTGGACAAGGGTCAATCTTCATTAATTTCCCTAATTAAATCTGCCtaataaactttaataatatcctttattaaaaaaaaaattgaatagtaTTAATATGTATGTTTTGAAGATATCTTCTAGTAtcttttaatgatatatttttataggtACGAATATGTATGTTCTTTGTATATAAACAAGATAAACAGTTTTAAAGATATCTTCTAGTGGTTCATGATCTCTTTTAACAAGGACAACCTTCTTATTATGAatagtaaaattgtttttatagataatttctctattttaaaatatttttatattgaggGGTGTTGTTTGACATTACTGTTTATTCAAAGcttctacttttattttcttactaaaaataataatttttatttatttataggatGAAGGTAAAAAACAAGATTGAGTATCAAAGAATCGGTGCTCTTTTCACATTGTCCACACGATGGACTGCGAAAACGGtattaaggaaaataaaattttaataccattttttgacaccattttgacactgtacacgtgtcaaaatgtggttggacgatttcaaattaaaaaacaaattttggtttttctcttccaaatatacctctgcctcaacttttttaatttgaaatcgtccaatcacatcttgacatgtatgcagtgtcaaaatagtgtcaaaaaatggtgttaaaatatgattgtcCCGGTATTAATTGTACGTTGTGCAGTTAATAATgacaacatattttatttaaaattcattatgcAATGTTCTATGAGAAGAGGTGCAGTTATTTTGAAGAGATAATATAGTTTAactttcatctttatttttcttattatatcatttatttatttaaagaagtATTGAGACTAATCTATGAAATTGAGTCATGGATACGAGAAGCACTTCTCTTCcatcaattttgaaaaatatgagtTCGTAATGTATATTTTgacagaaaataataaaaataattatattgtttttacgtgtataaaagatttttatataacaattaaaacacttcaatggaagaaaaattaaaaaaaatgactgAATTCAGAGTAAaacaattacttttaaatttatttgtagaTGTCAAAACTGATTTTTCTTGTTACCAGATACACCTTCTATTGGGTATTACAGAATTtggtattaaaaatttattcagaAGTTTAATAATAACACTGTGGGAAACATATAAGTTTAGGGTGCCgtgtcattttaaaattaaaccaatATCTTTCAGTAAaagttaggtttaaacctcttagttcccgtttttaaaaatgtaaatatttggttcttaagttataaaaaatgtatcaaataagtcattttttgacttaaaatactgtttttggttgtttcttaacaactgctacatatttagattgctctgatttgtttcttaataataacaacactttagattgctttttgtactttgaccatgaacatcaaaaaaggactcatttgatacattttttataacttaggaatcaaatgtttacaattttaaaagcaataactaaactgaacattctCTCATAACTTAAGaacaaaaagaggtttaaacataaaagttattACCTTTAGCTTTTACCGGTGGAAAGACATGTACGTGTTTGTTggtccattttttttctaattcttctaaatatattattatattacaaaaataaatttgataaaaaataactaatttgtacaatatttattattaatttttttattataaataattatttgaatttgaaaaagtagttattaaaataacGAATATTAATTCACaacataactaaatttaaattaactagttatttaaagggtaaaaatgaaaatgttgttattttagttttaaataatagttacttaaagaataaatttagaataaaatgtgTATGGGTAAAAATTGAATtccttaatataattttttattaactacttgtctaatatatatttgaattgatgttacttatattaatataaactagTGAAGATACGAATGTGTGTTCagtttttctataataattaaaaataatttttatctttattgtaaatacaaataatttttataattttattgtaaatagttctaatttattttgttggtggtttagaattaaaaaaatggttaaattttaaaaatgacaaatgagaaaaagaaaattaaattttttaaaaaaaaaaattgagttgaaCTTGGGTTGGGATGAGTCAAGTCCAACCATTTTAAATCAGGGATAAATCcaaattaagttaaattgatcaaattaaaaaaagtttgattgatcatactttttcaattaagttacaaataataaaaattaattaagaaccaatttataattaatttaaacattttaaaattaatttgcaatttaaaatattataaaaacttatacaattttaaaaaaaaatttaagagttaattaaaatcttattataGATGAAATCTATTTTGTCTATAACCTATGCTATTTGAATTAGAATGATTGTCTAATTTTCATAATTCGGTATGGAATACATGATTGTGATTTAATGACTTCAACAAATGAATGTTATATGGTTAAACTTTTGATATTAGTATAATAATTGGTAAAAGTAAAGGAGTTAACTTGTCTTATTTGTATAATAttggtttaatacatcatttggccCCTTTTTTTAGgagtttggttcaaaatgatcccacatttggaaaaagttcactaagatcccatatttcattaaaaattgttgaatatCGTCCTTTTGACAGACAACGTTAAAATCGTAACGGTGCAGACACTAGCGTGGCGAAACATTAGTAAGTTGTTTAAAACGAAGCTTACGTGGTTCTGTGGACTGAAGTGAGTTGGCAGAAATGGCTTAAAGTTGAGGTTATAAAAGGGGTGGGTTAGGGTTCGTTGAAGTTAGGGTTCTTTCAtgttgttaactttttttaacagaGGTTGTGGGATACAAATGGCTTCTTCTCAAGGATTTTCTTCTTGTTCCAAAACAGGGTGGGAAAGAAATTCACAATCCGCAAATGATGGTGGTTGGAGGGGAGGTGGGATAATCCCTCATTACAAGTGTGGTGATTATGCTGTGACCAAAGTGGCGAGAACTCCTCAAAATGCTAGGCG contains these protein-coding regions:
- the LOC106763284 gene encoding glycine-rich cell wall structural protein — its product is MGLKMAILILAMFAMLLFASSEVQSTNAKEVTNGVGEAKYPGGGYGGGYPGNGGGYPGHGGGYPGHGGGYPGHGGGYPGHGGGGHGGGYPGRGGGCRYGCCGGRSYHGGCRRCCSYAGEAVAAQTQDETHN